One stretch of Segatella copri DNA includes these proteins:
- the asnB gene encoding asparagine synthase B, with product MCGIVSIFNIQEQTPELRQQALRMSQKIRHRGPDWSGIYCGGSAILAHERLSIVDPESGRQPLFAPDKKQVLAVNGEIYNHQNIRARFAGKYQYQTGSDCEVILSLYREMRADSDFDTLIYKGEDALHARISKMLEELNGIFAFALYDAERDEFLIARDPIGVIPLYIGYDKDGKVLVASELKALEGQCDHYEPFLPGHYYYSKNPGMKRYYTRDWFEYAAMQKKYQIDDKKKAEAQLKDAEPQEEAAVKEIHDALESSVKRQLMSDVPYGVLLSGGLDSSVISAVAEKYSSTRVENGGETKAYWPRLHSFAVGLKGAPDLAKARLVAEHIGTVHHEINYTIQEGLDAIRDVIYFIETYDVTTVRASTPMYLLARVIRSMGIKMVLSGEGADEVFGGYLYFHKAPDAKAFHEETVRKLGKLYLYDCLRANKSLAAWGIEGRVPFLDKEFLDVAMGMNPVLKMCPDKTIEKKVVREAFADLLPEEVAWRQKEQFSDGVGYSWIDTLKQITASAVSDEQMAHAAERFPINPPQNKEEYYYRSIFAEHFPSDSAAKSVPSVPSVACSTAEALAWDASFKNQNDPSGRAVAGVHEQAYK from the coding sequence ATGTGTGGAATCGTATCTATCTTCAATATTCAGGAGCAAACTCCTGAATTGCGACAGCAAGCGCTTCGTATGAGCCAGAAGATCCGTCATCGCGGACCAGACTGGAGCGGCATCTATTGTGGTGGTTCTGCTATCCTGGCACATGAGCGTCTGAGTATTGTTGACCCTGAAAGTGGTCGCCAACCTTTGTTTGCACCAGATAAGAAACAGGTGCTTGCCGTAAACGGTGAGATTTATAATCATCAGAATATCCGTGCCCGTTTTGCCGGCAAATACCAGTATCAGACCGGTTCCGACTGTGAGGTGATTCTTTCTCTCTATCGTGAGATGCGAGCAGATTCCGACTTTGATACCTTAATATATAAAGGTGAGGATGCGCTCCACGCCCGTATCTCCAAGATGCTTGAAGAGCTGAACGGTATCTTTGCCTTCGCCCTTTACGATGCTGAGCGTGATGAGTTCCTCATTGCCCGCGACCCTATCGGCGTAATTCCTCTTTATATCGGTTATGATAAAGATGGAAAGGTGCTGGTGGCAAGTGAGTTGAAGGCATTGGAAGGTCAGTGCGACCACTATGAGCCATTCCTCCCAGGTCATTATTATTATAGCAAGAATCCTGGCATGAAGCGTTACTATACCCGCGATTGGTTTGAGTATGCTGCCATGCAGAAAAAATATCAGATTGATGATAAAAAGAAGGCAGAAGCCCAGCTGAAGGATGCGGAACCTCAGGAAGAGGCAGCCGTGAAGGAGATTCACGATGCCCTGGAGTCTTCTGTGAAGCGCCAGCTGATGAGTGATGTGCCTTACGGCGTATTGCTGAGCGGCGGTCTTGATTCTTCTGTCATCTCTGCCGTAGCCGAGAAATATTCTTCTACCCGTGTGGAGAACGGTGGCGAGACCAAGGCCTACTGGCCACGTCTGCACTCCTTCGCCGTAGGTTTGAAGGGTGCGCCTGATTTGGCAAAGGCACGACTGGTAGCCGAGCACATCGGAACCGTGCATCACGAAATCAACTACACCATCCAGGAAGGATTGGATGCCATCCGTGATGTCATCTACTTCATCGAGACCTACGATGTAACCACCGTGCGTGCCTCTACCCCGATGTATCTGCTGGCGAGAGTCATCCGCAGCATGGGTATCAAGATGGTGCTTTCGGGCGAGGGCGCCGACGAGGTGTTCGGAGGCTATCTCTACTTCCACAAGGCACCTGACGCCAAGGCTTTCCATGAGGAAACCGTACGCAAGCTCGGCAAACTCTATCTTTATGATTGCTTGAGAGCCAATAAGAGTCTGGCTGCATGGGGCATTGAAGGCCGTGTGCCTTTCCTGGACAAGGAGTTCCTGGATGTAGCGATGGGCATGAACCCGGTATTGAAGATGTGTCCGGACAAGACCATCGAGAAGAAGGTGGTTCGTGAGGCTTTCGCCGATCTGCTTCCTGAAGAAGTGGCATGGCGACAGAAGGAGCAGTTCTCCGATGGTGTGGGCTATTCATGGATTGACACCCTGAAGCAGATTACCGCATCTGCCGTAAGCGATGAGCAGATGGCGCATGCTGCCGAGCGATTCCCTATCAATCCTCCACAGAACAAGGAGGAGTACTATTATCGCTCTATCTTTGCCGAGCACTTCCCAAGTGACAGTGCTGCCAAGAGTGTTCCTAGTGTTCCGAGTGTGGCATGCTCTACAGCCGAAGCCCTTGCCTGGGATGCCTCTTTCAAGAACCAGAACGACCCTAGCGGCAGAGCCGTGGCGGGTGTTCATGAACAGGCGTATAAATAG